In Ascaphus truei isolate aAscTru1 chromosome 7, aAscTru1.hap1, whole genome shotgun sequence, one genomic interval encodes:
- the LOC142499316 gene encoding gamma-crystallin-4-like has protein sequence MQTSAQADVYKSFYSCLLTALSSHINAPCKMVKIVFYEDRNFQGRCYECSSDCSDLSSYFSRCNSIRVENGNWILYEHPNYKGYQYYLKNGEYPDFQQWMGFNDSIKSCRLTPQYGGPFRMKIYEKEEFKGQMMEFTEDCPQVYEKFRYNDIHSCNVFDGHWMFYEEPNYKGRQYYLRPGEYRRYNDWGAMNSRIGSFRRLQFPY, from the exons ATGCAGACATCAGCACAAGCAGATGTATATAAGAGCTTCTATTCTTGTCTTTTGACAGCACTGAGCTCTCACATTAACGCTCCATGCAAAATGGTTAAG ATCGTCTTCTACGAGGACAGGAACTTCCAGGGCCGCTGCTATGAGTGCAGCTCTGACTGCTCTGACTTGTCCTCATATTTTAGCCGCTGCAACTCCATTCGCGTGGAAAACGGGAACTGGATTCTCTATGAACACCCCAACTACAAGGGATACCAGTACTATCTTAAAAATGGCGAGTATCCAGATTTCCAACAATGGATGGGTTTCAATGACTCCATCAAGTCCTGTCGCTTGACCCCACAA TACGGTGGTCCATTTAGAATGAAAATCTATGAAAAAGAAGAATTCAAAGGTCAGATGATGGAGTTCACTGAAGATTGTCCCCAGGTCTATGAGAAATTCCGTTACAATGACATACACTCCTGTAATGTGTTTGATGGCCATTGGATGTTCTATGAGGAGCCCAACTACAAAGGACGTCAATACTACCTGAGACCTGGAGAGTACAGGAGATACAATGACTGGGGCGCCATGAACTCCAGAATTGGCTCTTTCCGACGACTCCAGTTTCCCTATTAA
- the LOC142499315 gene encoding gamma-crystallin-3-like, whose product MGKIFFYEDKNFQGRCYECSTDCSDMSSYFNHCNSIRVENGNWILYEHPNYRGHQYYLWKGEYPDFHQWMGYNDSIRSCRLSPQHQGPYKMRIYERGDFKGQMMEFSDDCPHVYERFRYNDINSCNVSDGHWMFYEEPNYKGRQYYLRPGEYKKYNDWGAMNSKIGSFRRVNQLF is encoded by the exons ATCTTCTTCTACGAGGACAAGAACTTCCAAGGTCGCTGCTATGAGTGCAGCACTGACTGTTCTGACATGTCCTCATATTTCAACCATTGCAACTCAATCCGGGTAGAAAATGGAAACTGGATACTCTATGAACATCCCAACTACAGAGGACACCAGTACTACCTCTGGAAGGGAGAATATCCAGACTTCCACCAATGGATGGGTTACAATGACTCTATTAGgtcctgtcgcttgtctcctcaA CACCAAGGTCCTTACAAAATGAGGATCTATGAGAGGGGAGACTTCAAAGGCCAGATGATGGAATTTTCTGATGATTGCCCACATGTCTATGAAAGATTCCGTTACAATGACATTAACTCCTGCAATGTGTCTGATGGTCATTGGATGTTCTATGAGGAGCCCAACTACAAGGGACGCCAGTACTATCTGAGACCTGGTGAATACAAGAAATACAACGACTGGGGTGCCATGAACTCCAAAATTGGATCCTTCAGACGAGTCAATCAGCTATTTTAa